The following are encoded in a window of Brevibacillus ruminantium genomic DNA:
- a CDS encoding LysR family transcriptional regulator, translated as MDQPLLVFVTVAEMQNFSRAAEQLHMTQPAVSQHIAALERQLGTRLLERSNKYVRLNKAGEIVYHHAKEILGLHARMTDLVNDLLHTPSGNLVIGSSYTFGEYVLPHVIARMRSLYPMIKPTISIHNTKEIVELIGSRQLDVGIVEGECRDEKLCIEPFADDEMQLIVSPHHRLAGKETVKPEELEEETWIVREEGSGTREAAEKMFDRLDVHPQNLMEFGSTQIIKESVEAGLGISLLSTWAIRKELKLGTLCLVRLQETPVRRKFSVVTQANQFRTKALELFLELLRNHEALPGSADRYK; from the coding sequence GTGGATCAACCATTACTTGTTTTTGTGACTGTCGCGGAAATGCAAAATTTCTCCCGTGCTGCAGAACAGCTTCACATGACGCAGCCGGCTGTCAGCCAGCATATTGCGGCACTGGAGCGGCAGCTCGGCACACGGCTGCTGGAGAGAAGCAATAAATACGTTCGTCTCAACAAAGCGGGCGAAATCGTCTATCACCATGCCAAAGAGATTCTCGGACTGCATGCGCGAATGACTGATCTGGTCAACGATCTTCTGCACACTCCGAGCGGCAACCTGGTGATCGGATCAAGCTATACGTTTGGAGAATATGTACTGCCCCACGTCATCGCACGCATGCGCAGTCTCTACCCGATGATCAAGCCGACGATCTCGATTCACAATACCAAGGAAATTGTGGAGCTGATCGGCAGTCGCCAGTTGGATGTAGGGATTGTCGAGGGCGAGTGCCGGGACGAGAAGCTATGCATCGAGCCTTTTGCGGATGATGAAATGCAGCTGATCGTCTCGCCTCATCATCGACTGGCGGGGAAAGAAACGGTGAAGCCCGAGGAGTTGGAGGAAGAGACATGGATCGTCAGGGAAGAAGGATCAGGGACGAGGGAAGCAGCGGAAAAAATGTTTGACCGTCTGGATGTTCATCCACAGAATCTGATGGAATTTGGCAGCACCCAGATTATTAAGGAATCCGTAGAGGCTGGACTGGGGATCAGTCTGCTGTCAACCTGGGCGATTCGCAAAGAACTGAAGCTGGGAACGCTTTGCCTGGTGCGGCTGCAGGAAACGCCAGTCAGGCGGAAGTTTTCTGTCGTGACCCAGGCCAATCAATTTCGCACGAAGGCACTGGAGCTCTTTCTGGAGCTGCTGCGAAATCACGAGGCTTTGCCCGGCTCGGCAGACCGGTACAAATAA
- a CDS encoding BMC domain-containing protein has protein sequence MRAHAYALGMIETWGFPALVAAADAAAKAADVQVVTYEGADAGIVTVYVIGDVSSVQAAVDAGAEAAKRVGRLLHSHVIPRPDETVPLMIQKKFNQQNAARYDAPKQQEAEQSGVDIPTVSELQGMTINDLRKLARSYTDFSLSPQEIHTAKKEDLLRLLEERRNEGGEPTA, from the coding sequence ATGCGCGCACATGCTTATGCGCTTGGCATGATAGAGACTTGGGGATTTCCGGCGCTGGTGGCTGCTGCAGACGCCGCAGCAAAAGCAGCAGATGTCCAAGTGGTCACGTACGAAGGAGCAGATGCCGGTATCGTCACCGTGTACGTCATCGGGGATGTCTCATCGGTACAGGCCGCCGTGGACGCGGGTGCTGAGGCAGCTAAACGGGTAGGAAGGCTGCTGCACTCCCACGTCATTCCCCGTCCGGACGAGACCGTGCCGCTGATGATTCAAAAGAAGTTCAACCAGCAGAACGCGGCAAGATACGACGCACCCAAACAACAGGAGGCTGAGCAGTCTGGCGTTGATATCCCCACTGTTTCAGAGCTGCAAGGGATGACGATCAACGATTTAAGAAAGCTGGCCCGTTCTTATACGGATTTCTCCCTGTCTCCACAAGAGATTCACACGGCGAAAAAAGAAGATTTGCTTCGCCTCTTGGAAGAAAGACGAAACGAGGGAGGTGAGCCCACAGCATGA
- a CDS encoding ABC transporter ATP-binding protein yields the protein MNPLLTLERITGGYTAGKPAIHDISFTVQAGEIVGLIGLNGAGKSTILKHVLGFLQPSSGTISFSTDRQPLLAYVPETPELYEELTLWEHLQFMARAYQMEEQPFQERAERLLELFRLAHRAHHFPSSFSKGMRQKVMILCAFLVKPDVLVVDEPFVGLDPLATETLLGQLTELKKEGTAILLSTHVLGLAETYVDRFVVVHDGRIALYGTLPEMRSQAGLPQASLDDLFLSVVRR from the coding sequence GTGAACCCATTGCTTACACTAGAGAGGATTACGGGCGGCTACACGGCAGGAAAACCTGCCATTCACGATATCTCTTTTACCGTACAGGCTGGCGAAATCGTGGGTCTGATTGGTTTGAACGGGGCTGGAAAAAGCACGATTTTAAAGCATGTACTCGGCTTTTTGCAGCCCAGCTCTGGCACGATCAGCTTCTCCACGGATCGGCAGCCGCTTTTGGCTTACGTCCCAGAGACACCCGAGCTGTATGAGGAGTTGACCCTTTGGGAGCATCTGCAGTTTATGGCCCGCGCGTACCAAATGGAGGAACAGCCCTTCCAGGAGCGTGCCGAAAGACTGCTGGAGCTGTTTCGGCTTGCACACAGAGCGCATCATTTCCCCAGCTCCTTTTCCAAAGGCATGCGGCAAAAGGTGATGATCCTCTGTGCTTTTCTCGTAAAGCCTGATGTCTTGGTAGTTGACGAGCCGTTTGTCGGCCTCGATCCGCTGGCGACGGAGACCCTTCTCGGCCAGTTGACCGAGCTAAAAAAAGAGGGGACTGCCATTTTGTTGTCCACCCACGTGCTGGGGCTGGCAGAAACCTACGTGGATCGCTTCGTCGTCGTTCACGATGGAAGGATCGCCCTCTATGGCACGCTGCCCGAGATGCGCAGTCAAGCCGGCCTGCCGCAGGCTTCTCTGGACGATCTGTTTCTGTCGGTCGTGCGGAGGTGA
- a CDS encoding acetaldehyde dehydrogenase (acetylating) codes for MMLDADLYSVQEVRNCLSQAKEAQAKLAAFSQEQVDAIIAAMSKAGEEAAHRLAALAVEETGFGNVPDKRTKNWFAAKQVYEAIKDQKTVGLIGKDAESKVWEVAQPVGIVAGIVPSTNPTSTVIFKSLIALKAGNAIIFSPHPSAAACTREAARVMAEAAVRAGAPEGLIHCITQPTLQATQELIGHKLTDLILATGGTAMVKAAYSSGKPAYGVGPGNVPVYIHHTAEVGLAAKRIVQSKTFDYGTICASEQALVVDEAIQRQVIAALQREGAYFLSEQEKEKIASVIMKNGALNAAIVGRSPQVIAELAGIKIPADTRVLIGEETQVGKAFPLSVEKLSPILAFYTVQDWREGAKRCRELLELGGLGHTLGIHAQDEAVITAFGLAQPASRIVVNTGTTFGGIGATTGILPSLTLGCGSFGNNITSDNIGPQHLFNRKRIAFGIREMPAAQKEDTADTAASAKVEPKPAGQAVSTLQGGLSREEIKEIIKAVLVDMSAKP; via the coding sequence ATGATGCTGGATGCTGATTTGTATTCGGTACAGGAGGTGCGAAACTGCCTGTCCCAGGCCAAAGAAGCGCAGGCAAAGCTTGCAGCCTTCAGTCAGGAACAGGTGGACGCGATCATCGCGGCGATGTCCAAGGCCGGAGAGGAAGCAGCGCATCGCTTGGCGGCTCTCGCGGTGGAAGAGACCGGTTTTGGAAATGTGCCGGACAAACGGACAAAAAATTGGTTTGCGGCCAAGCAGGTCTATGAAGCGATCAAAGATCAAAAAACGGTGGGCTTGATCGGGAAAGATGCGGAGAGCAAGGTCTGGGAGGTTGCCCAGCCTGTAGGAATTGTGGCGGGAATCGTCCCTTCCACCAATCCGACCTCTACGGTTATCTTCAAGTCCTTGATCGCGCTGAAGGCAGGAAACGCCATTATTTTCAGTCCGCATCCCTCGGCGGCAGCCTGTACACGGGAAGCGGCCAGAGTAATGGCCGAAGCGGCCGTCCGTGCAGGAGCACCGGAAGGACTGATTCACTGCATCACCCAACCGACACTGCAAGCCACCCAGGAATTGATCGGGCACAAGCTGACCGATCTGATCCTGGCAACGGGAGGCACGGCGATGGTGAAAGCGGCCTACAGCTCCGGAAAACCTGCCTATGGGGTGGGACCTGGAAATGTGCCAGTCTACATTCACCACACGGCAGAGGTGGGGCTGGCGGCCAAGCGGATTGTACAGAGCAAGACGTTTGACTATGGCACGATCTGTGCGTCTGAGCAGGCCTTGGTCGTCGACGAAGCGATTCAACGACAGGTGATTGCCGCCCTGCAGCGGGAAGGCGCCTATTTTCTCAGCGAACAGGAAAAAGAAAAGATCGCGTCCGTCATCATGAAAAACGGGGCGCTGAACGCTGCGATTGTCGGCCGTTCCCCGCAAGTGATCGCGGAGCTGGCAGGGATCAAGATTCCTGCGGATACCCGGGTGCTGATTGGAGAAGAAACACAGGTGGGCAAGGCGTTTCCGCTATCGGTAGAAAAGCTTTCCCCGATTCTGGCCTTCTACACGGTTCAGGATTGGAGGGAGGGGGCGAAGCGTTGCCGGGAGCTGCTCGAGCTGGGAGGACTCGGTCATACGCTGGGCATCCACGCACAGGATGAAGCGGTGATTACGGCATTTGGGCTTGCTCAGCCAGCATCCCGGATTGTCGTCAATACCGGCACCACCTTTGGCGGGATTGGCGCGACGACGGGAATTTTACCCTCACTGACACTGGGCTGCGGCTCTTTTGGCAACAACATTACATCGGACAACATCGGTCCGCAGCATCTGTTCAATCGAAAGCGTATCGCGTTTGGCATTCGTGAAATGCCTGCTGCCCAAAAGGAGGATACAGCAGATACAGCGGCATCGGCCAAAGTAGAACCAAAGCCTGCCGGGCAGGCGGTGTCTACGCTGCAAGGCGGACTGAGCCGTGAGGAGATCAAAGAGATCATCAAAGCGGTGTTGGTCGACATGAGTGCCAAACCATAA
- a CDS encoding YeiH family protein produces MSTQLKESLSVEQQAARAHPSSAKAKNAKAGQLWLGGIAFTFVVAMLGYGLAQIPGFNRVGQLACAILIAVAYRQIWGYPEALRSGIQFSAKRLLRLAIILYGLKLNIDVVLHDGLGLLLYDAGVIIFAICLTLLLAKWLKADMSLSMLLGVGTGVCGAAAIAAVSPIIKAKDEDTAIGVGIIALVGTIFAIAYTILRPFLPLSAIEYGTWSGVSLHEIAHVALAAAPAGPDGLALGLLAKLGRVLLLVPLCFVLMYWMKRSGKLKEGTRIEFPWFLIGFIVMSVFGSYVLGKQIPVSESFNSGIASLTTFVLTMAMVGLGLNVNLRDLRTKASRPLIAMTITSVLLSTLTFLLV; encoded by the coding sequence ATGTCAACGCAGTTGAAAGAAAGCTTGTCTGTCGAGCAGCAAGCGGCACGCGCTCACCCCTCTTCCGCCAAAGCGAAGAATGCCAAAGCGGGCCAGCTCTGGCTTGGCGGCATTGCCTTTACTTTTGTCGTCGCTATGCTGGGCTACGGGCTGGCGCAAATTCCCGGCTTTAACCGCGTCGGTCAGCTAGCCTGCGCCATTCTGATCGCAGTCGCCTACCGCCAAATCTGGGGATATCCCGAAGCCCTTCGCTCGGGCATTCAGTTTTCCGCCAAACGGCTGCTCCGCCTGGCGATTATCCTGTACGGGCTGAAGCTCAATATTGATGTGGTGCTGCATGATGGATTAGGCCTTTTGCTGTACGATGCCGGAGTGATTATCTTTGCTATTTGCCTGACACTTTTGCTCGCCAAATGGCTCAAGGCCGATATGTCCCTGTCTATGCTGCTCGGGGTCGGTACGGGTGTCTGCGGGGCTGCTGCCATCGCCGCCGTATCGCCTATCATCAAGGCCAAAGACGAGGATACAGCGATCGGGGTCGGCATCATCGCCCTTGTCGGTACCATTTTTGCCATCGCCTACACCATCCTGCGGCCGTTCCTGCCTTTGTCTGCGATCGAATACGGCACCTGGTCAGGCGTGAGTCTGCACGAGATCGCACACGTAGCACTGGCCGCCGCACCGGCTGGACCAGACGGACTTGCGCTCGGTCTTTTGGCTAAATTGGGCCGTGTCCTCCTGCTCGTTCCGCTTTGTTTTGTGCTGATGTACTGGATGAAGCGCTCGGGCAAGCTGAAAGAAGGCACCCGGATTGAATTCCCTTGGTTCCTGATCGGGTTTATTGTCATGAGTGTGTTCGGAAGCTATGTTCTGGGCAAACAAATCCCGGTTTCCGAGAGCTTCAACAGCGGAATTGCCAGCCTGACCACCTTTGTTTTGACGATGGCCATGGTCGGTCTGGGTCTGAATGTAAACCTGCGCGATTTGCGAACGAAAGCCTCTCGCCCGCTGATTGCCATGACCATTACCTCGGTGTTGTTGTCGACGTTGACCTTTTTGCTGGTGTAA
- a CDS encoding ABC transporter permease has product MTLDPLFSSRCQAAWKTGIRYAKQAVSGSNSLGLAVLYFAAAFLYTKTTDSLSATIWTQLAAALLTAGLVAPASVRTFLRKADLALLAPSPYPMVSYLRSAFLYSLLLQLASMLLLAAIVNPLYVQTARSPQSILLLAVCLLVLKAWSVDLHWRHLRLKRDSLLLLLIRWVLVSLFLYGLWTSSYLYLGGSLLLMAILTIQAAAGSARYHLPWLELIERENRRIDLYYSVLNLFIDVPHKRKKVRGRAWAVYLFDRLTGAKRDAYLFLLVRHVIRTGETFAIYLRLSAVALVILAWAQSPVLMYALCLLSLAAAGKQVTQHIRTIIHPPAIRLLPISSGQRQKAAMRLCLAILGLLAAGLAVVILSKAAPVLHKLALIAICLIWSAILTLYFLRNQTASPTYHSLPKH; this is encoded by the coding sequence ATGACGTTGGACCCACTTTTTTCCTCACGCTGTCAAGCGGCCTGGAAAACGGGGATTCGGTACGCCAAGCAGGCCGTTTCCGGCAGTAATTCTTTGGGGCTGGCCGTGCTTTACTTTGCAGCAGCCTTCCTTTATACGAAGACAACCGACTCCCTGTCCGCCACCATCTGGACGCAGCTTGCCGCCGCCCTGTTGACAGCAGGGTTGGTAGCTCCTGCCTCTGTTCGGACATTCCTGCGAAAAGCAGATCTTGCCCTGCTGGCACCCTCACCCTATCCTATGGTGAGTTATCTTCGCTCTGCTTTTCTTTACAGTCTCCTGCTCCAATTGGCCAGCATGCTGCTGCTTGCTGCCATCGTCAACCCGTTGTACGTCCAGACGGCCCGGTCGCCACAGAGCATTCTGCTGCTGGCGGTCTGCTTGCTCGTGCTCAAAGCGTGGAGTGTCGACCTGCATTGGCGTCATCTGCGCCTCAAACGCGACTCACTTTTGCTGCTCCTGATCAGGTGGGTGCTCGTCTCGCTCTTTTTGTACGGACTGTGGACGAGTTCCTACCTCTATTTGGGCGGCTCGCTTCTGCTCATGGCTATTCTAACCATCCAGGCCGCGGCCGGCTCCGCCAGGTACCACCTGCCCTGGCTTGAGCTGATCGAGCGGGAAAACCGGAGGATTGACCTGTACTACAGCGTACTGAACCTGTTTATCGACGTACCTCACAAGCGCAAAAAAGTTCGCGGCAGAGCCTGGGCTGTCTATCTATTTGATCGCTTGACCGGGGCCAAAAGGGATGCCTACCTCTTCCTGCTGGTGCGGCATGTGATCCGAACAGGTGAAACCTTTGCGATCTACCTGCGACTGTCTGCTGTCGCACTGGTCATATTGGCGTGGGCACAGTCACCAGTCCTGATGTACGCCCTCTGTCTGCTCAGCCTTGCTGCGGCAGGAAAACAGGTGACCCAGCATATTCGCACGATCATCCATCCGCCCGCCATCCGCCTATTGCCGATCTCATCCGGGCAACGGCAAAAAGCGGCGATGCGGCTTTGCCTGGCCATACTCGGATTGTTGGCTGCCGGTTTGGCTGTGGTCATCCTGAGTAAAGCCGCACCCGTTTTGCACAAGCTGGCTCTCATCGCAATCTGCCTCATCTGGTCAGCCATCCTGACACTGTACTTTCTGCGAAACCAGACGGCTTCGCCTACATATCATAGTCTTCCAAAACACTGA
- the eutL gene encoding ethanolamine utilization microcompartment protein EutL, with translation MDKPIRATPLSVRLIPNVDPRLAEKLGVAPHLKSLGLLTSTIDDVGYTAIDEATKKAAVEVVYARSFYAGSAHASGPLSGEFIGVIGGATPSEVESGLDAAISFMESGACFYSLNEEGTHAYYAHVVSRTGSYLSQVAGIREGEPLAYLIAPPLEAVYGLDAALKAADVTLQQFFGPPTETNFGGALLTGSQSACTAAAQAFADAVRSVAKQPVKR, from the coding sequence ATGGACAAACCGATCAGAGCAACGCCGCTGTCTGTGCGGCTGATACCAAATGTTGATCCGCGACTGGCAGAGAAACTGGGTGTTGCTCCCCATCTGAAAAGCTTGGGACTGCTCACCTCGACGATTGACGATGTCGGCTACACTGCAATCGACGAAGCGACAAAAAAGGCAGCCGTCGAGGTCGTATACGCCCGCTCATTTTACGCGGGCTCGGCCCATGCGTCAGGTCCGTTGTCAGGAGAATTCATCGGCGTGATCGGAGGGGCGACGCCTTCTGAGGTGGAAAGCGGTCTCGATGCAGCGATTTCCTTTATGGAGAGCGGCGCTTGCTTCTACTCATTAAACGAAGAAGGAACGCACGCCTACTACGCGCATGTCGTTTCCCGGACGGGCAGCTACCTTTCCCAGGTAGCAGGCATACGGGAAGGCGAACCGCTGGCTTATCTGATCGCCCCGCCGCTCGAAGCGGTGTACGGTCTCGATGCGGCACTCAAAGCGGCAGACGTCACACTGCAGCAGTTTTTCGGCCCGCCGACAGAGACTAACTTCGGAGGAGCGCTCCTGACTGGCAGTCAGTCAGCATGTACCGCGGCGGCTCAGGCATTTGCCGATGCGGTGCGCAGTGTGGCGAAGCAACCAGTAAAACGATAG